Proteins from a single region of Antechinus flavipes isolate AdamAnt ecotype Samford, QLD, Australia chromosome 2, AdamAnt_v2, whole genome shotgun sequence:
- the LOC127547305 gene encoding proteoglycan 4-like, protein MKALVSYHYLPATEQTSDASWCVRLATVVSPKTISSMEAELSPQFQAETPTPRMPRTFSSMSADSAPRFEAGTPTPRMPRTFSSMSADSAPRFEAGTPTPRMPRTVSFTSAEMASRLEVGTPTPRMPRAVSSSAESTPRFEAGAPAPRMPRAINNTSTEMAPRFEAGTPTPRMPRTISSMSAEMAPRFEAGTPTPRMPRTVSSTSAEIASRIEAGTPSPRMPRTVSSTSAEIVSRFETGAPTPRMPRMLNIRTSTCLC, encoded by the exons ATGAAAGCCTTGGTTAG CTACCACTACCTGCCTGCCACCGAGCAGACCTCTGATGCATCCTGGTGCGTGAGGCTGGCCACGGTTGTGTCCCCGAAGACCATCAGCTCCATGGAGGCCGAGCTCTCACCCCAATTCCAGGCTGAAACCCCGACCCCCAGGATGCCCCGGACCTTCAGTTCCATGAGTGCGGATAGCGCGCCTCGGTTCGAGGCGGGGACCCCGACCCCCAGGATGCCCCGGACCTTCAGCTCCATGAGTGCGGATAGCGCGCCTCGGTTCGAGGCGGGGACCCCGACCCCTAGGATGCCCCGAACTGTCAGCTTCACGAGTGCAGAGATGGCATCTCGGTTAGAGGTGGGAACCCCGACCCCCAGGATGCCCAGGGCCGTCAGCTCAAGTGCAGAGAGCACACCTCGGTTCGAGGCGGGAGCCCCGGCGCCCAGAATGCCCAGGGCCATCAACAACACGAGTACAGAGATGGCTCCTCGGTTCGAGGCGGGGACCCCGACCCCCAGGATGCCCCGGACCATCAGCTCCATGAGTGCGGAGATGGCTCCTCGGTTCGAGGCGGGAACCCCGACCCCCAGGATGCCCCGGACCGTCAGCTCCACCAGCGCAGAGATCGCCTCTCGAATCGAGGCAGGAACCCCGTCTCCCAGAATGCCCAGAACCGTCAGCTCCACCAGCGCAGAGATCGTGTCTCGATTCGAGACGGGAGCCCCAACCCCCAGAATGCCTCGGATGCTGAATATCAGGACCTCTACCTGCCTTTGCTGA